One region of Daphnia pulicaria isolate SC F1-1A chromosome 7, SC_F0-13Bv2, whole genome shotgun sequence genomic DNA includes:
- the LOC124350077 gene encoding cuticle protein 8-like, with translation MKFFILAALFAVAAADSYRSTEYAPKYEAPTYKSTYEAKYETPQPYDFSWAVNDYYNDYSHSESSDGKVTTGSYHVVLPDGRTQIVTYKADSYGYVADVKYTGEAKYPEYVASNYKATTYSAPAYKPTALTYSAPAYKPTAPSTYTAPTYSAPAPAYTATPVYKAPAVQPQY, from the exons ATGAAA ttcttCATTCTCGCCGCCCTTTTCGCTGTCGCTGCCGCCGATTCTTACAGGTCAACCGAATACGCTCCCAAGTACGAAGCACCAACATACAAATCTACATATGAAGCCAAATACGAG ACTCCCCAACCTTACGACTTCAGCTGGGCCGTCAATGATTACTACAACGACTATTCCCATTCCGAGAGCAGCGATGGCAAAGTGACCACCGGATCATACCACGTCGTCCTTCCCGACGGCCGCACCCAAATTGTCACCTACAAGGCCGACAGCTACGGATATGTCGCCGACGTCAAGTACACCGGTGAAGCCAAATACCCAGAATACGTCGCATCCAACTACAAAGCTACCACCTACTCCGCCCCAGCTTACAAGCCCACTGCTCTCACCTACTCCGCTCCTGCTTACAAGCCCACTGCTCCCAGCACTTACACCGCTCCCACATACTCTGCCCCGGCCCCGGCTTACACCGCCACTCCGGTCTACAAAGCCCCCGCAGTCCAGCCCCAGTACTAA